GGGCAACTTGGGCAGCCGCTGATCAAGAAGAGGGCGGACGACATGGTGCAGGCATTCGCGGAGGGGCTGAAGCGCGCGGTGGCCGCGGGGTGAGGGCGAGGATTTCTCTTTTGCGCGCCGGCTCGCAAAGCAGTTACCATACATTCAAGACACTCTACAACGAACGCAGTCCCTAGGGCCGAATAGGGAGCAGCGATGAAGCAGCAGTTTTCAGCTAGCGTGTGGCAAGAGGGCGATTGGTACATTGCACAGGCCCTTGAAGTTGACGTTGCCAGTCAAGGGAAGAGTGAGGAAGAGGCTTTAGCCAACCTCCAAGACGCGCTCCAATTGCACTTTGCACCGCCTTCTCCAGCACCACTTCCGAACATTCGCCACGTTGAGGTAGATATTGGCGCCACTTAGAGTGA
The sequence above is drawn from the Chloroflexota bacterium genome and encodes:
- a CDS encoding type II toxin-antitoxin system HicB family antitoxin; the protein is MKQQFSASVWQEGDWYIAQALEVDVASQGKSEEEALANLQDALQLHFAPPSPAPLPNIRHVEVDIGAT